A single region of the Lycium barbarum isolate Lr01 chromosome 2, ASM1917538v2, whole genome shotgun sequence genome encodes:
- the LOC132627339 gene encoding abscisic stress-ripening protein 2-like, with amino-acid sequence MEEEKHHHHLFHHKKEEEEGGPVDYEKEIKHHSHLKKAGEFGVVAAGAFALHEKHKSKKDQEHAHKHRIEEEIAAAAAVGAAGFAFHEHHQKKDAKKEQKEVEGGHHHHHRHH; translated from the exons ATGGAAGAAGAGAAACACCATCACCATCTGTTCCACCACAAGAAGGAGGAGGAAGAGGGTGGTCCAGTTGATTATGAAAAAGAAATCAAGCACCACAGTCATCTCAAGAAAGCCggtgaatttggtgttgttgctgCTGGTGCTTTCGCCTTG catGAGAAGCACAAGTCAAAGAAAGACCAAGAGCATGCACACAAGCACAGGATAGAGGAAGAAATAGCAGCAGCTGCTGCAGTTGGGGCTGCTGGATTTGCATTCCATGAACACCATCAGAAAAAGGATGCCAAGAAAGAGCAAAAAGAAGTTGAGGGTGGAcatcaccaccaccaccgccACCACTAA